A genomic window from Candidatus Obscuribacterales bacterium includes:
- a CDS encoding glycosyltransferase family 39 protein: MSLSTAPVLEQTSKIKTAFPRWSNLDWRIFAVVAIGAILLFFPALGLMPIMDPSDGYYSEGAREMFESGNYLVPHLNYVPWFEKPILIYWLISLSYKIFGVTEFAARFPAALSATALITLSYPLNRQYLRRRAALLSTLVLASSALVLLIGHIAVTDMPLCLLFSMTVACLFLTITKNIGWTKWLAYVALGIAVLCKGPMAGVLVFVSLFAYIGFTSRSISAAWQSVRKLQLIYGALIVAAISLPWFIAVTIATNGEFYQEFFIRQNIGRALGTVNHQAGPLYYVPVYLGGFFPWSIYLLAFIPSIIAAVKRARLKCREMSMRSQLIVLSALIAAWMYPFFTIVSAKLTTYILPMFPAMAILVGTSMDLALRRNKTKLMAVIAAALTAVMGVASIVAPMKVGGLHGYEAVLAAAGLCITMAFLTCTVLFLRKQNAFAVWQLSISSVIVGAVLVPLGLNVAYDMKMGDYHSFVRMLSDAHIVPAVCGRKSPSANFYLRQPVTIIEKKKEYISYVNNSDPTKPLWIIMAQDRIPYLTEANRPGHVVETRGRWSLAIVEPAK; the protein is encoded by the coding sequence GTGAGCCTTTCGACGGCACCAGTTTTAGAGCAAACTTCCAAAATCAAAACAGCCTTTCCGCGCTGGTCTAATTTAGACTGGAGAATTTTTGCAGTTGTAGCAATTGGCGCGATACTTCTATTTTTTCCTGCGCTTGGTTTGATGCCGATTATGGATCCTTCTGATGGATATTATTCAGAAGGGGCTCGGGAAATGTTTGAGTCCGGCAATTATTTGGTTCCGCATTTAAACTATGTGCCCTGGTTTGAAAAACCAATTTTGATTTACTGGCTAATTTCACTGAGCTACAAGATTTTTGGAGTTACTGAATTTGCCGCGCGCTTTCCTGCAGCATTGAGTGCAACTGCACTGATTACTCTTTCTTATCCACTTAATCGCCAATACCTGCGCCGCCGTGCCGCACTTCTATCTACTCTGGTTTTGGCGTCATCTGCTCTTGTATTGCTCATAGGTCATATTGCTGTAACTGACATGCCTCTGTGCTTGCTGTTTTCTATGACAGTTGCTTGTTTGTTTTTGACCATTACCAAAAACATCGGTTGGACCAAATGGCTTGCCTATGTTGCTTTGGGTATTGCTGTCTTATGCAAAGGACCGATGGCCGGTGTTCTTGTATTTGTGTCTTTGTTTGCCTATATTGGCTTTACTTCGCGCAGTATCAGCGCTGCATGGCAATCAGTTAGAAAGCTACAGTTGATTTACGGTGCACTTATTGTTGCGGCAATTTCCTTGCCATGGTTTATCGCTGTGACAATTGCCACGAATGGTGAGTTTTACCAAGAGTTCTTTATTAGGCAAAACATCGGACGTGCATTGGGCACCGTCAACCACCAAGCAGGACCTTTATATTATGTTCCTGTGTATTTGGGTGGCTTTTTCCCTTGGTCGATTTACTTGCTGGCGTTTATTCCGTCAATAATTGCAGCGGTGAAACGAGCACGTCTCAAATGTCGTGAAATGAGCATGCGCAGCCAATTGATTGTCCTAAGCGCCTTGATTGCCGCTTGGATGTATCCATTTTTTACTATAGTCTCGGCGAAGTTGACGACTTACATTTTGCCGATGTTTCCAGCTATGGCCATTTTGGTCGGCACATCGATGGACCTTGCTTTGCGTCGCAATAAAACAAAGTTGATGGCGGTAATTGCTGCTGCATTAACGGCTGTGATGGGTGTAGCTTCAATTGTTGCCCCAATGAAAGTTGGTGGCCTGCACGGATATGAAGCGGTCCTAGCCGCTGCTGGACTTTGTATAACAATGGCATTCCTTACATGCACCGTTTTGTTTTTGCGCAAGCAAAACGCATTTGCTGTTTGGCAATTGTCCATATCCTCTGTAATCGTTGGTGCTGTGCTCGTGCCTCTAGGCTTGAATGTTGCTTACGATATGAAAATGGGCGACTATCATTCATTCGTACGCATGTTAAGCGACGCGCATATCGTGCCGGCTGTGTGTGGTCGAAAATCGCCATCAGCTAATTTCTATCTTCGCCAGCCTGTAACCATCATCGAGAAAAAGAAAGAATATATTTCTTACGTCAACAACAGCGACCCAACAAAGCCGTTATGGATAATCATGGCCCAAGACAGAATCCCGTATCTAACTGAAGCCAATCGCCCCGGACACGTTGTGGAAACCCGCGGTAGATGGTCACTAGCTATTGTCGAGCCGGCTAAGTAA
- a CDS encoding tetratricopeptide repeat protein: MSACKQILALSISLYLATVAGNAWAADDNASIINQASNALNKGLYSQASNLYQQAVTQAEKQHASALDLSSALNGLANVYSMTGKSEEAQKLYSRSLNILEGSLGANNPKIIPTMLALASTYESQGNQNKAMALYNRVFAINEKNFGPKDVVTAKSLQRVATAKTRQGDLTHAEDSFKKALAILESSLGSDNPDVAKCLNDYASLLRQLGRDSEAEALETRARKILLNSSSQSTKPKKATPESAWQTQIEETSQKTTVSQANEAPELMSESHTSGLRDYQITPMFSTLADVYYRQSGYVDSEPLYKRLIEIDEKSLGPNHPAVAADLNNLAMLYKSQGKFAEAEPLFTRALSIYQGLYGGNNLLVLKLQNDLANTYEGLGNFSQAEQVLKSALAASQKSFGNNNFETAKILNNLGYLYFRANQLDQSESYYKQAQTSTEAALGSRSPLLAACLNDYAKVLRKLNKTSEADQMEARAANILSEAQVQVPPTQ; the protein is encoded by the coding sequence ATGTCAGCGTGTAAACAAATCCTCGCCCTTTCCATAAGTCTCTATCTAGCAACTGTGGCAGGCAATGCTTGGGCCGCCGATGACAACGCCTCGATAATAAATCAGGCAAGCAACGCCTTGAATAAAGGACTATATTCACAGGCTTCGAACTTATATCAACAGGCAGTGACGCAAGCAGAAAAACAACATGCCTCAGCGTTGGATTTATCATCTGCCTTAAATGGACTGGCAAATGTTTATTCAATGACCGGCAAAAGCGAAGAAGCGCAAAAGCTATATTCACGCTCACTAAATATCCTCGAAGGGTCATTGGGTGCAAACAACCCAAAAATAATTCCAACAATGCTTGCTTTGGCTTCAACCTATGAATCACAAGGCAATCAAAACAAAGCAATGGCTTTATACAACCGAGTATTTGCCATCAACGAAAAGAATTTTGGACCAAAGGATGTTGTCACAGCCAAGAGTCTACAAAGAGTAGCCACCGCTAAAACACGTCAGGGCGACTTAACTCATGCTGAAGATTCGTTCAAAAAGGCTCTGGCTATTTTGGAAAGCTCTTTGGGATCAGACAATCCGGATGTAGCTAAATGTTTGAATGATTATGCAAGCCTTCTTAGACAACTAGGGAGAGATTCAGAAGCGGAGGCTTTAGAAACTAGAGCTAGAAAAATTCTGCTGAATTCTTCCAGCCAGTCAACAAAACCAAAAAAGGCAACTCCAGAATCGGCTTGGCAAACTCAAATCGAAGAGACCAGCCAAAAAACTACTGTTTCTCAAGCCAATGAAGCGCCGGAACTCATGAGTGAGTCGCATACATCTGGTCTACGCGACTATCAAATAACGCCCATGTTCAGCACATTAGCTGATGTCTATTACAGACAAAGTGGCTATGTTGATTCGGAGCCTTTATATAAACGGCTGATCGAAATTGATGAGAAAAGCCTTGGCCCTAATCATCCAGCCGTTGCAGCGGATTTGAACAATCTAGCCATGCTCTATAAAAGCCAAGGGAAATTCGCCGAAGCAGAGCCGTTGTTTACGCGCGCACTTTCGATATATCAAGGACTTTACGGCGGCAACAATTTACTCGTCCTCAAACTGCAAAACGATTTGGCAAACACTTACGAAGGACTCGGTAATTTCAGCCAAGCTGAGCAAGTGTTGAAGTCAGCATTAGCCGCCAGCCAAAAATCGTTCGGCAACAATAATTTTGAAACAGCTAAAATTTTGAACAATCTCGGCTATCTCTACTTCAGAGCGAATCAATTAGACCAGTCGGAGAGTTATTACAAACAAGCACAAACAAGCACCGAGGCAGCCCTGGGATCCAGAAGCCCGCTATTGGCCGCGTGTTTAAATGACTATGCAAAAGTTCTGCGTAAACTGAACAAGACTTCAGAAGCGGACCAAATGGAAGCTCGCGCAGCAAACATACTTTCAGAAGCGCAAGTACAGGTCCCGCCCACACAATAA
- a CDS encoding efflux RND transporter periplasmic adaptor subunit, with product MPNFKIPDKVKEKPLQSGAIAVAALIVAFMFFKFGVPAIESFFVHNQKEEAQGPVDVPAVTVISRTLERVDQLPGEIHAYQDVAIFPKVPGFIKWIGVDRGSIVKKGDLMVVMYAPEYLARRNEALSAFSQAKAQLQEGISQLQSARAEWRQAKAQLLSDDSTYQRVKAASLVPGVVANNDVIVLGQTVDVDRENVKTWESKVLAAESQVDALKENVKVAQHGFENYKDFADYLNIYAPFDGYITKRDMHVGSFVGPLGNGAYPEIVRIQQLDLLRIVTPVPEINTAGVLPGAKVEFTVSTFPGRRLVGTVARLGNYLEQKTRTMPVELNYFNPDYKVLPGMFCEVYWPTRRPEPTLFVPITSVVSTTLDTFICRIKGNDIEWVPVKKGEIMGEFVEIFGDVYAGEVVAQYGSDELRPGQNVKPVLVAQKDVKRTERPTYHLHAQ from the coding sequence ATGCCCAATTTCAAAATTCCAGACAAAGTAAAAGAGAAACCATTGCAATCAGGCGCTATTGCCGTTGCAGCTTTGATAGTGGCTTTTATGTTTTTTAAGTTTGGCGTTCCTGCCATTGAGAGTTTCTTCGTGCACAACCAAAAGGAAGAAGCCCAAGGACCGGTTGATGTGCCTGCAGTAACCGTAATTTCACGAACGCTTGAGCGAGTCGATCAGTTGCCTGGTGAAATACATGCCTACCAAGACGTAGCTATTTTCCCGAAAGTGCCGGGCTTCATCAAATGGATAGGTGTCGACCGCGGCTCCATAGTTAAAAAAGGCGACTTGATGGTTGTTATGTATGCGCCTGAATATTTGGCCAGGCGCAACGAAGCCTTATCGGCTTTTTCGCAAGCAAAGGCGCAATTACAAGAAGGCATTTCCCAATTGCAAAGCGCCCGCGCGGAATGGCGCCAAGCTAAAGCGCAGCTTCTGTCGGATGATTCAACTTACCAACGTGTAAAGGCTGCGTCTCTTGTGCCTGGTGTTGTGGCTAACAACGATGTAATTGTTCTTGGTCAGACGGTAGATGTTGATCGCGAAAATGTAAAAACATGGGAGAGCAAGGTGCTCGCTGCTGAATCACAAGTTGACGCTCTCAAAGAAAATGTCAAAGTTGCTCAGCACGGTTTTGAAAACTACAAAGACTTCGCTGATTATTTAAACATCTATGCTCCTTTTGATGGCTATATCACCAAGCGTGACATGCATGTAGGCAGCTTCGTGGGACCGTTGGGTAATGGTGCTTATCCGGAAATAGTGAGAATCCAACAATTGGATTTATTGAGAATCGTCACTCCTGTTCCTGAAATAAATACTGCCGGCGTTTTGCCGGGAGCAAAAGTTGAATTTACTGTCTCAACTTTCCCAGGTCGTCGTTTAGTTGGAACTGTAGCAAGGTTGGGTAATTACCTTGAGCAAAAGACAAGGACCATGCCTGTTGAGCTAAACTATTTCAACCCTGACTATAAAGTGCTTCCAGGAATGTTCTGTGAGGTATATTGGCCGACACGCAGACCAGAACCAACTTTGTTTGTACCTATTACATCGGTCGTATCAACGACGTTAGATACATTTATCTGCCGAATTAAGGGCAATGATATTGAATGGGTGCCTGTAAAGAAAGGCGAAATCATGGGCGAATTTGTGGAAATATTTGGCGATGTTTACGCCGGAGAAGTTGTGGCGCAATACGGAAGCGACGAGCTGCGTCCTGGACAAAATGTAAAGCCGGTTTTAGTCGCACAAAAAGATGTTAAACGAACAGAGCGCCCAACGTATCACTTGCATGCACAATAG
- the cpaB gene encoding Flp pilus assembly protein CpaB, translating to MNPLRNIFLGMSRIPLPVMLLAIVVLAIGVTTLIVSYVHEQETRTAEAIRKAQQAEQGELIRVVKAVKDIPEGSAITFEALEEKEIRGHYAQGTLNNASLAVGRTAKYLIPAGNLVSFGDLAPVDQLIGIEARLKAGYRAVTFPVDSSSGVAGFVAPGSRVDILASAGSGHETSTGCILSDVEVIAVGDTTERAASGTTYQGNTITVAVSTADTTKLIKAQIASGKLYMALRNQKDHAPIRVVDVTSLYKQPVAEINVPVVPLIPPPQENLVRNADVQTPSKDYSVEIISGTRKEIMSVPAI from the coding sequence ATGAATCCTTTACGAAATATATTTCTGGGAATGTCTAGAATTCCCTTGCCGGTGATGTTGCTGGCCATTGTTGTTTTAGCAATAGGAGTGACGACGCTCATTGTGTCTTATGTGCATGAGCAGGAGACGAGGACAGCTGAGGCCATTAGAAAGGCTCAGCAGGCAGAGCAGGGTGAGCTCATTAGGGTTGTGAAAGCAGTAAAAGATATCCCCGAAGGTTCGGCAATTACATTTGAAGCTTTAGAAGAAAAGGAAATTCGTGGGCATTACGCGCAAGGTACATTAAACAACGCGTCTTTAGCTGTAGGTCGTACCGCAAAGTATCTAATTCCTGCCGGAAATCTTGTCAGCTTTGGTGATTTGGCTCCTGTTGATCAATTGATTGGAATAGAAGCACGATTGAAAGCAGGCTATCGCGCAGTAACGTTCCCCGTAGACTCCAGCTCTGGCGTCGCAGGTTTTGTTGCTCCAGGTAGTCGTGTTGATATTCTGGCTTCTGCTGGCTCTGGTCATGAGACAAGTACGGGTTGCATTTTGTCTGATGTTGAAGTGATTGCTGTTGGTGATACAACGGAAAGAGCAGCCAGCGGCACCACTTATCAGGGCAACACTATTACAGTCGCAGTCTCAACCGCAGACACCACCAAGCTCATAAAGGCGCAAATTGCTTCCGGTAAACTCTACATGGCGTTGAGAAATCAAAAAGATCATGCGCCTATTCGAGTAGTAGATGTAACGTCGTTGTATAAGCAACCGGTTGCCGAAATTAACGTGCCTGTAGTACCTCTTATTCCGCCGCCGCAAGAAAACCTAGTGCGGAATGCTGATGTGCAAACCCCGTCAAAGGATTATTCCGTTGAGATAATTTCTGGAACGCGCAAAGAAATTATGTCTGTGCCGGCTATTTAG
- a CDS encoding efflux RND transporter permease subunit, producing MNLIGGSLKRPISVVVAVISIALVAVMALRSMRQDVFPDLNIPAIYVIQGYGGMAPDQMEGYLTSVYELFFLYVPGIEHVESQSIQNVALIKIFFQPDTDMAEAMAMVVAMSNRATSLMPDGTLNPFVLRFDAGTLPVGELVLSSPTETVEKIQDLAYVRIRTQLATVPGAQAPPPFGGNIRSIIVNVDADKLRRYNISGNEILNALATGNKVMPAGNVRTGDLMRIAPVNTDLPDIHQLDYLPIRTGAGPQIFIRDVGEVIDSSDILAGYALYNGKRTVYLPVVKKADASTVSVVNAVRAALPTMQAVLPKDVTISYEFDQSKYVRAAIDDVLYEGLMGTILPGLMILLFLRDLRATLIVVTTIPCSLLGASVALWATGQTINIQTLSGLALAIGILVDEATVNIENIHTHLGRGKPLSRAVLDAGSETMVPRLLAMLSVITVFIPSFFMVGITKNLFVPLSLAVGFAMFCSFLLSSTLVPVMAVWILKHKKEEDEEKGLMAKIRHSLGRLVEAAMPVRPIVIGVYLAVCLVIIGILFTNIGREMFPQGETEEFRIRITAPTGTRVETVEQIVTKTVDIVKKEAGPGVVEKTLGYAGQQPPQFVISSTYLWTSGPHQAVMDFKLAKGAHIDMEPFKERLRKHFKEQLPSVLFSFEPGDIVNQVMNIGSTTPIGVIVRGHDLTEDRIFAEKIMREIKKIPYIRDLQFAQPQEYPTCEIKIDRELAGQLGLTPVDIGYSLQPAYYSSRYVLKSFWKDRNSGVSYQIQVQVPQDQIQSKSDIENFPAMNNPKLQHPLIADVAKVVYGTCIGEYDRYNMMRMVGLTANIYGKDMGTVGDMVKQAVDRCGTPPRGVYADVKGQIPILKSTFDHLFTGLALAVVVVFLMLTGYFQAPRLVIVVLSTAPAIIAGILMMLTITGTTLNVQSFMGAIMAIGVGVSNAILLVVFAEKNRYEGMQVEQAAIDAAEKRMRPIMMTSFAMIAGMVPMALSDSQGASLARAVIGGLAMSTLTVLTILPLFFATIQAKLPLTSPSLHPDDRGE from the coding sequence GTGAACCTCATTGGTGGATCGCTTAAACGACCAATAAGCGTTGTTGTTGCCGTAATATCCATTGCGCTTGTAGCAGTCATGGCTTTGCGCTCAATGCGTCAGGACGTATTTCCTGATCTGAATATCCCAGCCATTTATGTTATCCAAGGTTATGGCGGCATGGCACCAGACCAGATGGAGGGTTACTTAACTTCAGTCTACGAACTGTTTTTTTTGTATGTGCCTGGTATTGAACACGTTGAATCTCAGTCAATTCAAAACGTAGCGCTTATCAAAATTTTCTTCCAGCCTGACACGGATATGGCTGAAGCTATGGCGATGGTTGTGGCGATGAGTAATAGGGCCACCAGTCTTATGCCTGATGGAACACTTAACCCCTTCGTGCTGCGCTTTGACGCGGGCACGTTGCCGGTAGGAGAGCTTGTGCTTTCTTCGCCAACAGAAACCGTAGAAAAAATTCAGGATTTGGCTTATGTGCGAATTAGAACGCAATTAGCAACAGTGCCCGGTGCACAAGCACCACCTCCTTTTGGCGGCAACATTCGCTCCATTATTGTCAATGTGGATGCCGATAAGCTAAGGCGTTACAACATCTCTGGTAATGAAATTCTCAATGCCCTGGCCACAGGCAATAAAGTTATGCCGGCAGGTAATGTAAGAACTGGCGATTTGATGCGTATTGCTCCCGTAAATACTGACTTGCCTGATATTCACCAGCTTGACTATTTGCCTATACGTACAGGTGCTGGTCCACAAATCTTTATTCGTGACGTTGGGGAAGTAATTGACTCATCGGATATTCTTGCCGGCTATGCTTTGTATAACGGCAAACGGACTGTTTACTTGCCGGTAGTTAAAAAGGCGGATGCATCCACGGTGTCCGTAGTTAATGCTGTGCGCGCTGCTTTGCCGACTATGCAAGCTGTTTTGCCGAAAGATGTCACTATCAGCTATGAGTTCGACCAATCAAAGTATGTAAGAGCAGCAATTGACGATGTTCTTTACGAAGGACTGATGGGCACTATCTTGCCCGGCTTAATGATCCTGCTTTTCTTGAGAGACTTAAGAGCAACGCTTATTGTTGTAACGACGATTCCATGTTCGCTGCTTGGTGCCTCCGTTGCGCTTTGGGCAACAGGGCAGACAATCAATATTCAGACGTTGAGTGGCTTAGCTTTGGCGATCGGTATTTTGGTGGACGAAGCAACGGTAAACATTGAGAACATTCACACGCACCTTGGGCGTGGCAAGCCGTTAAGTAGAGCCGTGCTTGATGCAGGTTCAGAAACCATGGTGCCCCGTTTGTTGGCCATGTTATCCGTGATTACTGTTTTCATTCCGTCCTTTTTCATGGTTGGTATTACCAAAAATCTTTTTGTGCCGCTTTCTCTAGCGGTAGGCTTTGCCATGTTCTGTTCGTTCCTTCTATCTAGCACATTGGTGCCCGTTATGGCTGTCTGGATTCTTAAGCACAAGAAGGAAGAAGACGAAGAGAAAGGATTAATGGCGAAAATAAGACACTCATTGGGTAGGTTAGTGGAAGCAGCTATGCCGGTCCGCCCTATCGTTATTGGTGTTTATTTGGCAGTTTGTCTGGTCATCATTGGCATCCTGTTTACTAATATCGGCCGCGAGATGTTTCCGCAGGGTGAAACAGAAGAATTTCGTATTCGAATTACAGCACCTACCGGTACACGCGTCGAAACGGTCGAACAAATTGTTACTAAGACAGTCGACATTGTGAAAAAGGAAGCCGGACCTGGAGTTGTGGAAAAAACTTTGGGTTATGCAGGACAGCAACCACCACAGTTTGTTATTAGCTCAACCTATTTGTGGACATCCGGCCCGCATCAGGCGGTTATGGATTTCAAATTGGCCAAAGGTGCTCATATTGATATGGAGCCCTTTAAGGAAAGACTGCGTAAGCACTTTAAAGAACAGCTTCCTAGCGTACTCTTCTCATTTGAGCCTGGCGACATCGTTAACCAGGTAATGAATATCGGATCAACTACACCAATTGGTGTCATTGTTCGTGGTCACGATCTGACAGAAGATCGAATTTTTGCTGAGAAGATAATGCGCGAAATAAAGAAAATCCCTTACATCAGGGATTTGCAGTTTGCGCAGCCTCAAGAGTATCCGACGTGCGAAATCAAAATTGATCGTGAGTTGGCTGGACAGTTGGGATTGACGCCAGTGGATATAGGCTATTCACTGCAGCCGGCATATTACTCTAGCCGCTATGTTCTTAAGAGTTTTTGGAAGGACAGAAACAGCGGTGTGTCCTACCAGATCCAGGTGCAGGTCCCGCAGGATCAAATTCAATCTAAGTCAGACATTGAAAATTTCCCGGCGATGAACAATCCTAAATTGCAACATCCATTGATTGCTGATGTGGCAAAGGTTGTTTATGGTACCTGTATTGGCGAGTATGATCGCTACAACATGATGCGTATGGTCGGCTTAACGGCCAACATCTACGGTAAGGACATGGGTACCGTCGGCGACATGGTCAAGCAGGCTGTCGACCGCTGCGGCACTCCACCAAGAGGCGTATACGCCGACGTTAAAGGACAAATTCCAATTCTTAAGTCGACATTTGATCACTTATTTACCGGTTTGGCACTTGCGGTAGTTGTAGTTTTCTTGATGTTGACCGGCTATTTTCAAGCACCAAGACTAGTGATTGTGGTTCTTTCAACAGCTCCAGCAATAATTGCCGGTATTTTGATGATGCTTACTATTACCGGAACAACACTGAATGTGCAGTCATTCATGGGAGCGATCATGGCAATTGGGGTTGGAGTGTCCAATGCTATTTTGCTTGTTGTATTTGCCGAGAAGAATCGTTACGAAGGTATGCAAGTTGAGCAAGCGGCTATTGATGCTGCCGAAAAGCGCATGCGCCCTATTATGATGACGTCATTTGCTATGATTGCCGGTATGGTGCCGATGGCGCTAAGCGATAGCCAGGGAGCTTCTCTGGCGCGAGCAGTTATTGGTGGACTGGCTATGTCCACATTGACCGTGCTGACTATACTGCCGCTTTTCTTCGCGACAATCCAAGCTAAGTTACCTCTTACATCTCCGTCCCTGCACCCTGACGATCGTGGTGAATAA
- a CDS encoding decaprenyl-phosphate phosphoribosyltransferase, translated as MPALQETSPTTQPKHESNNHSNGSASPMEMLPLIVKAMRPKQWTKNLVAYAPLLFSMHIHEPHLFALATACVAAFCLVSGAVYLLNDVLDAEADRLHPTKCKRPIASGKLPASVALVACVLAVIAGVTISFLVRPTLAVVTIAYFALSLSYTLMLKHTVILDVFAIAGGFVLRAVAGAVAVSVPTSGWFLLCTSLGALFLALEKRRQELNVLGDKSLAHRKSLGLYSKELLDRLESIIVPSVVTSYAFYSFQSSHGEAMLLTVPFVLYGVMRYKFLSVHSTITGSPEEVLFKDKAIQATIILWVATCALVVYQGPSWLMHLSDMLDSHKAVEWAGKPKLSL; from the coding sequence GTGCCGGCACTACAAGAAACAAGTCCGACAACGCAACCAAAGCATGAGTCAAACAACCACAGCAATGGTTCCGCGTCACCTATGGAAATGCTTCCCTTAATCGTAAAAGCAATGCGTCCGAAGCAATGGACAAAGAATTTGGTTGCATATGCTCCGCTTCTCTTTTCCATGCACATACACGAGCCGCATTTATTCGCTTTAGCTACTGCCTGCGTTGCTGCATTTTGTTTAGTGTCCGGCGCTGTCTACTTACTAAATGACGTACTTGATGCAGAAGCTGATCGCCTGCATCCCACAAAGTGCAAGCGTCCTATTGCTTCCGGCAAACTCCCGGCATCTGTAGCACTTGTCGCTTGTGTGCTAGCTGTCATAGCTGGTGTGACCATCAGCTTTTTAGTACGTCCAACTCTTGCAGTTGTAACAATTGCTTATTTCGCCTTGAGCTTGTCCTATACGTTGATGCTTAAGCACACAGTCATTCTCGATGTATTTGCCATCGCCGGCGGATTCGTATTGCGCGCCGTAGCCGGTGCAGTTGCTGTAAGCGTACCGACATCCGGATGGTTTCTTCTGTGCACATCGCTCGGTGCATTGTTCCTTGCTCTAGAAAAAAGACGACAAGAATTGAATGTGCTCGGTGACAAATCACTAGCGCATCGCAAAAGTCTTGGTCTTTACTCCAAAGAACTCTTAGATCGCTTAGAAAGCATTATCGTCCCCAGCGTCGTGACATCCTATGCTTTCTACAGTTTCCAATCATCACACGGTGAAGCAATGCTTCTAACAGTGCCTTTTGTGCTTTACGGCGTGATGCGTTACAAATTCCTCTCTGTACATTCAACTATTACCGGCTCACCTGAAGAAGTACTCTTCAAAGACAAAGCCATCCAAGCAACCATCATTCTCTGGGTTGCTACCTGCGCACTGGTAGTTTATCAAGGACCAAGCTGGCTAATGCACCTATCCGACATGCTCGATAGTCACAAAGCAGTCGAGTGGGCCGGCAAACCGAAATTAAGCCTGTAA